Part of the Suricata suricatta isolate VVHF042 chromosome 8, meerkat_22Aug2017_6uvM2_HiC, whole genome shotgun sequence genome, ttctgcagatgaggaagcaaacccaagagaagcagacagaatgTGCCAAGAAGGCTCTTTCCCTCTATCCCACAGTCCCTGTCTGCCCTCATGCCTGcatgccccacccctccccactacCTCCCACTACCTGGTGCAGGGAGGTCTCCGGAGACAGCTGTAGGGTCACGGGCTCCACGGGACAGCCCCCAGCCAAGATGTCCTGGAGACACtgctggggatgggggaaggatCATGGGAGCCTGGGCCAGCCTCCTCCGCTTCCTCCAGGCTGTCCCCCTCGAACCACCTTTCCCAgaggcccctcccctcactcccctGCTGACCACTCTCATCCTGTACTCACCTGGTGTCCTGGGGCCCAGGAAGGTGGCTCAGCCTGGAGTGCCTGCACCAGGTGGGCCCTTTCCACGGTGCCCACCAGTATCTGAGACTCTGCACAAGTGGAGGGAGAGAGCTACATTGGGAAGGGGAAACTTACATCTGCTGggcgcctactatgtgccaggaaccaCTCTGGGTGTTCTCATGTCTCTCGGGAACCCGCGGCAGCCTATGGGTCAGGAACTATGATTGCTTATATtagagaagaggaagctgaggctcagaggcacagagaggttgattgccttgcccaaggtcactcagctttTGATGTCAAGAGGGAGCTAGGTGAGACTGCCAGGGGGCAGGGAGGTTACCTGCCCACCCTTATTTGCCCCTGGGGGGGGGCCTCATGGCAGGAGGTCTGGGAGACCTGCATGAAGATGTCTGTGCAGCAGCGCTGGGCTTGGTCCCTCATTCCCCACAGGAAGTTTCACATCTGGCTTAGCCCAGTGAAAAATGTGAACCCGGAAGGGGCCACCATGTTCTGAGGTCCTACTGTGTGCTCAGGGCTTGGCAACCCTCACCCCGGGCTGAGACTGGGGCTGGTACTCGGTTTTGAGGGAGCAGTCCTGGTGTGCTTCCTTCTTGTCAGGTAAAATCAAAATGCCACAACTAGGCGTGTAAATACTTTCCTttaaacagcagcaacaacaataacaattaaAGCTATTTTTTAGGTGAGCGGCGGGGTCACACAGTCTGGGCCCCTACTGGTCAGGAGCTCCGCTTTCTATGGCTCTGAGGGTTAAAGTGGACTTTGTCCTGGaggccaggtttttttttaaatgtttatttatttttgagagagagacagagtgcgagcagggaaggggcagagagagagggagacacagaatcggaagcaggctccaggctccgagctgtcagcacagagcctgacgcggggctcgaacccacgaaccgtgagatcatgacctgagctcatgagccgaagtcagatgcttaactgactgagctacccccccccacacacacccctcttgGAGGTTAGTTCTGTCTTTGTTCCAGGAGGTGAAGCCTCTCGGGGGATTCATACATACGCAACTATTTACAATGGGATATTTGGTATATTCTGTGGAATAATGTTAAAGGTATCCCAATTTGAGTGGGGAGGAGGCCTGGCATTTACGAGAGCCTCTGAAAACTCCATATTGTATTGCTCCCTGTTTTCCAGGGAGGGAAACTGCAATCCATAGAGCTTAAGGGGTTTGCCCAGGATTCTGTGGCTCATAAATGGATTCATGAACTCTTGGGGTGGGTATGGGGGTGACCCATACAGTTGTGCAGGTGGCTCACTGAACAAGGCACCTGCTGAAAGGATGAGTGGGAATCAAACTGCAGCTGTGCTACGCTTGCCAAGGGTGTACCTCGTCTTGTTTGCACACGTGGCTGACAGCGGCCGCGTGGACGtagctgcctcccccacccccacagccgcCGCAGGTCTTTCCCTCTCTTACTGTGCTTGTCCCAGCGGGAACTGATGCTTAGCTGGCTTCCTCCCCGATATCCAGCTTGGGTGTCTTTTCACAAAGgcactcattcattttctttaaagacatGTCTGTCTCATGAGAGAGGTGACTCCGCTGGGGAATGCTGAAGGGGAGACCCTAGTAGTGTTCCCATCGTTTTGTCCCCACTCCCAAGCACACAGGCCTGGTTTCTAAAATCCCATGGGGCGCCTgatagctcagtcagctaagtgtccggcttcggctcaggtcatgatctcacagttcgtgagttcaagccccgtgtcaggctccgtgctgacagctcggagcccggaacctgcttcggattctctgtctccctctctccctgcacctcccctgctcctgctcactctctcgctctctctctctcaaaaatgaacattaaaaaaattttttttaatccctaaaGGTATCCATGTAGTGCCTTACAATGGAGTGCCTCTCGTTTAAACATGTCACCAAGGTAGGGCGTCACTATCTCCATTttaccagtgaggaaactgaggctcagagaggtgacgTGACCCACCGAAGGTCACACCGTTGCGGAGAGAAGATTCAGAGTCAGGTGCCTGACAGGTCCAATGCCCTGCTTTCCCTTTCCCGGGACCCAAGCCTCCAAGGCCAAGGACAAAGGCAGAGGGaatgtcccctccccacccacgcTCCCCCCTTCCTGCAGGGCACCTGTGCTTTCCACCAGGAGGCACTTGGCCATGTCTGTGGAGGTCACAACCTTGACCACTTCCTCCAGCGGTGTGTCCTTGGCCAGCGTGGTGATGGCACAGTTCATGAAGTGCTCCACAATCACGCGGTGAGAGCTGAAGGCACAGGGGCGCCCCCATCAGGTCCTGGAGTGGAGGGACATCCAGACCGCAGGACTaggaaggggtgcctgaggggAGCTGGTTCTTGGCCGTGGGCAGGCGCTGAGAGAGTCCTAGGATGAGCAACTTCCGGAACCCCAAGGTGGGAAGGAACTTGGGGACCAGCTCACCTATGgcctgactctggatttctaGCTCCCAACCCCCTTTTCTaccctccccgctccccctcccccaacggCTGCACTTTGGTCTGTTTTACTCAGAAGCCTTCCCTGGAAATTTTCATTTGAAGAACAGTTTgatggcaaaatgaaaaaaaatgctttaaagtttgaaaatcactggagtagccacccccattttacagatggagaaactgaggtccgGAGCAAGGGGCAGCTTGCACATGTTGGAAGCTGGGCCTTGGGCCCAGGACTCTCAGAGCCCCTTAGTTTTGCTTGTCTGGGAACAGAGGCTACTCTGGTCCTGTCTGGCCATGTGAGGACCTCAAAGCCTGATTCCAGTGCCCCGTGTCCCAGCCAGGACAGCAGAGCAGGAGGGGACCTTCCAGATCTGGGGCTGATTCTCTGTGTGACGGGAGCAAGACAAGGcatctctgagccccagtttccagCAAATGGGCAATCTCTGCCCTCCTGTCGTGAGGGCAGACTGACGACTAATAGGAGAcagaggcccaggaggccaaggacttgcccaaggtcacgcagggAGCTGGAGAGAGTGGGGACAAGATGGCTGTGTATTGGCCCCTTCCATACCACCCATGTCCAAGGTCAGCCACAGTGAGGGCTTTTGGAGGCGGGCCTCACCCCAGCCCACcggacccctcccccccatccacCAGCCCCAGGCAGGCGCCTCTCACCCGATCTTTCGACCTCGGATCCACGGAAGGTACGGCAGCTTCTTGACGATGATGGTGCCGTCATAGAAGGAAGGCTGGAGGCTCTGGGCGATGGCATTCGCCGCCAGCACGGCCATCAACACCGGCAACGCGTGCACTATCTGGCCAGTCAGCTCGAAGGCCAGCAGCGCCGTGGAGATGGTGTGGGTCACAGCCCCTGAGAAGGCCGCAGCCCCTGCAGGGTGCAGAGCCGGGGCGGGTGGCTCAGGCCAGGGGCCAGCCTCGTGCCGAGGGCGGAGCCGCCGGGGCTGTGGCCACGCGCTCAGAGGAAACTGTCCAGAGGCCACATGCGGAAGTGGCCTGGTGGCTGGGCTCGGTGGGGGTGAGCGTGGTGAGGGAGAGTGTGCGGCGTCAGGGACTAGACGGGGGCCAtgcctgggggggctcagggGATGGGGCTCAGTGGGGGCATCGGGATGGGGGGAGCTCAGCGACCTCCCCATGCCCTGCAGGACCACGGGCCGATCCTCCAGGTCAGCCcagctccctgtctccctgcccagtGGGGACTCACCTGCCAGGGCGTACCCGCCAGGCATAATGGGGTTGGTGACCCCTCCGGCCACGATGCCCTCAGGGAAGGCAAGAGCGAGGGCCTCCCCAAGGAGGCGCCCGATAGCAGCTCCTGGCCacagacagcatgaggagggggagCCAGGCTGACCCggctcccaccacccctccattCCTGGGGACCAACCTCAGTCCCTTCTGAGGAGCCATGGCCCTGCCCCACTAACCCTGAACCTCTCAGACCCTCGGAACCCCAGACTCACCGAAGATGAATATAGGCATGAAGTAGCCGGCAGGCATGGGGATGGTGGTGGCCAGAATCAGCATCCAGAACTGCGGGCGGTGGGAACCCAGGGGGACAGAGATCAGAGCGGAGCCGGCGAGAAGAGGGAATAGGCAAGGAAGAGGGGAGTTTCCCCGGGGCGGGAGGAGGAGGTGTGGGCACATGCCCACCACTGGTGTCCGGTGTCAGGAAGGTGCTGACCAAGGGCAGGAAACTAAACAAAATGTTTAGTCTACTATATGTCtggctttcctttcttccttctcaaccTTCCCTTTGAGGTAAGCACAGCAActacccattttaaagatggggaaactgaggctcagagaactgaAGCAACTCggccagggccacacagctggcaAGAGGCAGATCAGGCGGTCTGGATGGAAGACCGCCCTCCAGGCGCTGTGCCACATGCAGCCGTGTCTTCCTCCCAGGCTGGTCTCTACTCTGTGCACTTCCTGGGGATCCCCGGGCACCCACCTTCATAACCAGGAAGAAGGCGAGGGTCCCAAAGATGGTGAACCGGGGGTGGTACCACTCAAACCACAGGTTCTGGGGGTCGAGCTCCTCGGGCCAGGGTGGGGATGAGTTCCGGGTCATCAGCGCCCACGAGTTGTGGTCGAACAGCGAGTCTAGATGCTCCTTCATGGACAGCTGGTGCAGCGGGCAGGTtggtgaggggcgggggggccATTCCGGCCTCAAATCCTcctctgcccccccgcccccggaagGGCTCTGCCGTCCCAGAGCTGTGGTGTTCTCATGTGGAACTCAGGGATGACCCATAGGTGTGGTGGGGATTACACAAGATGACAGGCATGAAGTGGGTGAGGGGGGTTCCCCCACTCTCGCCGCCCCAGCCCTGCGCCCCTTACCCGGGAAGCGATGAAGCGTCCCACACCAGGGGGGTAGGTGATGGAGGCAAGAACCAAGGCCGCCAGGGCAGAATACAGAGGTTTGCtgtggggcgtgggggggggcgggtgagGTCCAGTGCTGGccctctgcttcccccacccctgccccatggaaggggcagaggacaAGGGCAGGGCCCACCACCCTGGGGGCTGGACCCACTCCAGGGGAGGAAACCTGTGGGGacagccccacccagccccagaCAGACCCCAGCAggccactgggggggggggggcatgcgtgccaggcctggggcagaggagggctgACTCTGAGATGCCAACGCCAGGGGGCAGGCAAGGTTTGGGAGGAGAGGGGCTCAGCTAGGACTTCTGGCTCCATCCGAAAGTGGGGCttccgtggggggagggggtgcaaaCTTAGTGACGGAGCAAGGGGTTGGTAGCCCAGCAAGCTGGGGGGTGTGGAGGGGTGACTGTGGGACCTGGAGAGGGGGTGTTAGGAGGAAACGAGGCTCTGTAGGTGGGTGACCGTACGGAGGGCAGGGCTCTCTGTAAAACAGATCAGGAGGCTGAGAGCAGGGGGGCTGTCCCCCCTGAGAGACCCCCATCCCTGCCCAGAGCCTACCTGGTGGCCAGCAGCTTGGAGGTGACCCGGTTGGTCTTGACAAAACCAAGGAATGTGCGCTGACAGAAGAGGTAGGCACAGCTCAGGAGGCCACAGatggccctggggaggggaggggagttctAGAGCCCCTACCCTGGAAACAAGGGTGGCAGTTCAGGCCTGGGGGGGCACCGGTGGGgagcactcactcactcaccccaGGGCCACAAAAAAGAAGATCTCTGGCAGGTCGAAGGGGACATCCACCCTGAAACTGGTCTTGTAGATGGAGGTGATGgtctctggggaaggaggggaatgATCAGGGGCCACACTCCTGCCCCAGCCAAGCCCAAGTCCCAGCCTCAGCAAACAGGCGTGGAGGTGGTGCTAggtcctgccccaccccaccggccccccctgccccgccccgaaACACCCTttcctggcattcaaggccccaACAACCAACCAGCCTTTGCCTTCTTATTCGCTTTACAACATCTTGTATTCTCAGGGTCCCCATCCTTCATGTCCAAGACaggtgaggaaggaaaggggagagggagaaaaggcagaaagagggaaggagggggagggacgaggagggaggcagggctggggtcagGCTGTCCGATGAGGACTCACCCTGCTCGCTGTTGAAGACGGCCAGGAGGCGGAACATGAAGGCCCCGCAGGTGGCCGCGAAGAAGCCCCTCCAGTAATCCCAGACCGAGAAGTGGGAAGACATGACCTCGATGCTGAACAGGACGCCTGAAGGTGGTGCTGAGCttagagcccccccccccccccNNNNNNNNNNNNNNNNNNNNNNNNNNNNNNNNNNNNNNNNNNNNNNNNNNNNNNNNNNNNNNNNNNNNNNNNNNNNNNNNNNNNNNNNNNNNNNNNNNNNgagctgaggctcagagagctgaaCTCGCcggcccagggtcacacaggggAGCTGGATTTCAAACCCAAGTCTGCCTGGGGTAACCCCGAAGTGTCTCAGTAAACACCTCCACCTCACCATGGGACTACTGTGCCCTCAAAAGCTGCCGTAAGACAAGACCTCAGCTggcccccatccctcctccaggTCCCTCAGCTGGACAGAGAGTGAGTGTATCGGTCCACAGcagcaggggacaggaggggtggggggccccAGGGTGCAGGGAGGGGTGCAAGGGAGGGTCTCACCGCTGAAGGGCGCTGCAAACACTGTGGCGACACCCACGGCGGCCGCTGCTACCAGCATCTCGTTCTGCTTGATCttgttctgggggaggggggagtccgGGGCTCTGAGTCAGCCCCCACTCTGCCGTCCTTCTCCGTCTTCCAAGGGGGGCCCTCCCTGACTCCCTTACCTCAGGCTCCCCAATGGTCTTGGTGTGCACACGGCCCAGGTAGGCAGCGATCATCACTGACAGGTGAACGAAGGGGCCCTGCCCAGGGAGGTGTGGGCACAGGGCTCAGGGCTTGTCtctgggtgggggttggggggccagAACCCTAGCTCCTCCCCCTCGGGGCCCAGGGTTGGGAGAGCAGAGAAGCATCATCAAGACCTACATGGCGACCCGTCCgcatcctcctcctccatctcccccGTCTTCTGCCACATTCTGGGGACCTAGTCTGTCTCCTCCCCAAGACCGAACCCCTGACGGCAGGCATTGGTCCGAGTCCCCGCTGACCTGGCTTCTGTGGGGTGttgaggggaaggcagagaaggtggagtggggtggggacccGTACCACTTTGCCCAGGAAGATGGTGCTGCCGGTGGCCAGGGTGCAGGTGAGGCCCACCACCTTGGCCCCGAAGTTCTTGATGTCCAGGTAGTCCTCCAGCACCACACCTGACAGAATAGTCTTCAGCTCTGGGAGTCCGGAACCTTGGCAGCGGATGGACAGGGGAGGCAAGAGGAGGGGCAGTCTCCGGATTAGACTCTTAACCCTGCACCCTGCCCAAAATGTTCCACGTTGTGAGCTTGTCAGGTCTTCCAAAACCCTGAGTTAGGATTTGTAAactaagggtcagagagaagacaTGCGCTGTCCATGTCATTTGAGCAAAGCCTGGCACACAGCTATggcaaaggggggggggggacacaggcCACCCTTGGGTATGCCCCTGGGGCTCCCCAGTGCTGGCCTGGAGCTGGAGGCAGCGCTGAGAGGCCTGGGGGAGCTGAGCCCCTCCGTCAGCGCCTCCCTGGGGAGCCCGCCACCAGAGCTCCCCGTCACCGCCCAGAAGAGCCCTAAGATAGGAAGCAGAGCCAGCAGTGACCCGAGTCGAGATCTGGCCTtctcgctgtgtgaccttggggtgAGTGGCATGACTCCCCTGAGCCTGGCTTCTCTGGCTGTGAAATGGGGTCACCGCTTCCTGCCTCCCCCCATCAGAAGCCGCGAGGGACAGGAAAAGGCTTTGGCACAAGGAACCATGGTGCAAAGCAGACAGGCACACGGCTCACCTCCAGAGAAGGGTGTGATGCTCTGGCTGAAGCCAGAGGAGAAGGCGACCAGGGCCACAGGGTACATGGTCCAGGAGAGATACCGGAGCAGGTGGCTGTCCCCAATCTCCCGGTAGAGCCACTTGTGTGCTGGGGACACCCGGGAGTCAGAGAGCCATCACAGCCCTCAGGTGTCCCCTGAAcaggaaatggaggctcaaaaAAGGGGGACCCAGGGCCACCCAGGGAGCAGCAGATCCCCAAATGGAGGGAGGAATAGGACCCTGGATCTATATTGCAGTGTTGCCACTCCCTAGCTGACTGACCTGAAGTTAAGTGACTTAACTTctttgagcctctgtttccccatctgtccaaTGGGCTAGCAGTGGGGCTTCCCTCCCAGGGTCATTCTGAGAAAGCTCTCAGATGATGGCCAGTGCATGGTGCATAGCAGGTCCTCACGAGAGCCCCCAAGCCAGTCCACCAGAGGGGTGTTAGAGCCTTCCTGCCCCCGATTCCCATTCCCGGGAGATCTCAGGGTGCAGAGAGCCTGGAAGCATGGGAAAAGAAAGTTCTGTGTCTGGTGGTTTAAGCAAGTGCCCTTGCTCATACTTACTGAGCTGAgagcaaggagggaggaagaagaaggaacagAGGCTGTAAGAAGAGGTTGGGCAGAAGCTTGGAGGAAGAAGGGCTCTTGGGAACAATCAggtctcatttgtttattatgcagatgaggagactgaggcccagagagaggcaggagcctgcccagggtcacacagcaaatcaGGAGCAAAGCTTGCACCCGACCCAGGCCTCCTCCTACCCAGAGCCTTTCTCCACCTTCGATGCACCTGGTGGCCCATCTGGCATCCCGAGAGCGTGCATGGAAGGCTGTGTCCAGAGCAGGAGTGTGTGCCCGTGCCAGGGAGGGGTTACCTCGGACCACGCGCCCGATGGCGAAGTTCATGGCATAGCTGATCAGGGCCATGAGCACCCCGAGGGTCATCAGGAAGTACCAGTCCTCCCCGATGCGGAACAGCTTCTGCTTCAGCCACTCCAGgccccctgggggcaggggcactgGGTCAtagcccagggcaggggtggggcaagcACAGCCCTTTCCCTGGAGGCCTGCTCAGGCTCAGGGCCCTGGAGAGCAGGGGCAGTGTGGGGCTGGGGCTTGTGACCAAGTCCAGGGTAGCCCAGAAGGGGGTCTGCTCTCGAGGGGCAGAGCAGGAACTGGGACAAGTGAAGGTGGCCACGTGGTGCCCTGGTAGAGCACATAGGCCtggcaccctccccaccccccacctcacacTGGATACTCTTGGAAGAAGGATGGAGCCCGGGGCCTGGGGAGCGTGTACTGAGGGCTACAGCTTCCCCCAGGGTCACCACAGGGCCCACGTTATAGAACACAAGAGTCTAGCAGGAACCCTCCATATCTCCGGCCTGTGGGCCTATCCAATAGGCTGTACCCATGTCAGGCCAGGCAGCACCCACTGGGCCCCTAGCAGGGCCCCTAGTGCAGCCACCAGGCCTCGGGACAGCTCTCCCCAAAGGCAGAGAGCAGACATCTAGCACGTCTGACCCACAGCAGATAGACAGGCAGTCAgatcccttcccctgcccccggCCACCCAGAGATTGTGGGCACGTCAAGGCAGGGCGGCTCTTGGGGGACGTGGGGTCTGGGTAGGTAGGCGTGATGTCCCGAGGGGTCTTcaatagggagaggaaggggaccTAGCTCTCACCTCGAATGCCTCTGCGGATGCGGGGACACGGGCCCCACAGCTCCTGAAGAGTCACAGGGCTCCCCGGGGAGCCCTCCCGCAGCCCTACCAGCTCTTCCATGGGGCCCctgagcagacagacagacagacccttGGTAAACTGCTCCAATGGCCTTCACCCCGCGACTTGGCCCTTCCAATATGGCTACTTCCCAGATAAAAAGGGAGAGTGTTTTCCggtatgcacgtgtgtgcatgtgtctgtctgtgtgtgtgtctgtgccctCCTTACTAAGGGGGTGTCACCAAGGGTGCAGGGTGACAGCCAGGGCTCCTAACTGCCCTCTGTGTCCAGTAGCATGTTGATCAAAGCAGGACCCCAAGCCTCAGAACTCCCTCCCCCTGCTGGGGACAGTTCTCCTACCCCCATGGGACGCTTGGTTCCTTCCACTGCTCAGAGCAATCTCCTTGCCCCTGGGCAAGGCACTCACTCTGTGGGGTCCCCATGGGCTGCTCTGATTCCCTCTGCCCATTCTGgagcccctctctcctctgcttgagcCACAGAAGCAGGTAAGCCACGGGCACAGAAGGACACCCGTGAGGATTGAAAGGAGGTGCTGGCTTCCTGTgccccctgcctcctgctcctgccccacccaggccccagccccataCCCAGCAGCCCCTCACCTCTGTCCGATGTGCCTGCCGCGGCCCCAGCCGGCCCTCCTCTAACAGAGCTGCCTCTGCCTGCAGCCCAGGCGCACCTGAGCAGGTCTGGGCTCCACCAATCAACACCCTAGGTCCCCCtcccgccctgccctgcccagctgtACCGTGGTCATTAGGAATGTCCTTGACAAACCAACCAGAACTGCCCAGGctggctgagccatgcaggccAGAGCAGCCAAGGGGACCAGGAGCAGGAGCTCCCTAAAGCCCAGGACAGCCACACGGAGGGTGGCACTCAAGCATGCTGCAGGCCCCCCCTAGCGGGCTGGGGAACAAGGGAGAGGGAACCACCTGCACCCAGCAGGACAGCGAGGGGTCATCTGGGGGGGCTGAGGGTCAGGGCCCTGGATTCTCAGATCGAGGCGTGGAAAGGGTTTaacaaagcagagaagagggaggcctgggtggctcagtcggttaagtgtctgactcctgatttcagctcaggtcatggtttggttagtgagatggagccccgcatccggcttgGGGCTGACgggatggaacctgcttgggattctctctctgctcctcccccactcgctctccgttctctctctctcaaaataaataaataaacttaaaaagaagcagcagctgcagcagcagagacgggagagaggaggaagccaGTGGAGCTGGAGGAAGATCTTGGGCAAAGGCAAAGGGCCGGGCtgtgtgccgggctctgtgctccaCCCTCCCCCAAATCCAACGAGGTGAGAGGTATTAACCCATTTTAAAGACTTTGGAGTCTCTAAGGGTTGATGctgcttgtccaaggtcacagagatggagggcagagctggaattCTCAACCAGGCTGTCAACCTCCAAAGCCTGTGCATACTCCACTGCCCACATTACTcagagatgggggggtggggggagatctACAAGCTGGAGCAGGGGCAGCGAGTTGGGGTGCCACTGATCCCCGAGACCTGGGGAGGAACTTGAACTCGATCCTCATGTCCGGCCCTCTGGTCTCAGAAAACTGCCCTCTCAAattataatgctgagtgaaagccACTGACGGTCCCATCCCAGCAGAGGGTAGGAGCGAGGGCATGAGCGACAAGGTAAGGTTATGTGCCTGCCACATGCCAGGCCCTTCACGTTTGCAAGTGTTCATCTTCCCACGCCCTTGTGGGTCAAGGACAGTATCACCATTTCACAGACGATCGAGGATCAAAGAGGTGTAGGCACGtatctaaggtcacacagcagaggcTGAACACAGACCTAGACTGTCTGGCTTTCCCCCTCCCCGGGGCTCCTCCAGTCCCTGTGGCTTTAATCAGTCAGGGCAAGGGTGTGGGCACAAAGCAGAAGATTTGGGTCTGATGCCACATTTGGAAAGACGTGGGCAAGAGATTTGGGGTaactgccttccctccctcccccagacaaAGCTCCTCTGTGAAAAGCATCACAGCCCTTCAATGACTTGTTAAAATCCTGGCACCCTGAgccactctctgcccctcgaTGCCTGGCCAAGTCCATCCCAAATAGGAGCAGGTGTGTGTGCGGTGGGAGGTGGGGCATGGGCTTGTTGCTCTGTGTGGACCTGGGCCCACTGTCACCTTCACCTGGCCACCACAACCTGTTGACTGTGTACAGTAGCAGCATGACCTGTTGAATAGGCTACAATCCCACAGCCGGCATCAGCCGGCCAGCCTCACCTCCCAGCCCTAGGAGCACCAGGAAACTGGGAAAAGGGCAGCAAAGTCCCTCCCAAAGGCATTTTCCTGCATCAAGCCCAGCAGTGGAGGGTAAGGGAGCAGGCTGGGGGCCAGAACAGCTCTGCCACCCCGATTGGTCCCTCACCACTCAGA contains:
- the CLCNKA gene encoding chloride channel protein ClC-Ka isoform X3: MEELVGLREGSPGSPVTLQELWGPCPRIRRGIRGGLEWLKQKLFRIGEDWYFLMTLGVLMALISYAMNFAIGRVVRAHKWLYREIGDSHLLRYLSWTMYPVALVAFSSGFSQSITPFSGGSGLPELKTILSGVVLEDYLDIKNFGAKVVGLTCTLATGSTIFLGKVNKIKQNEMLVAAAAVGVATVFAAPFSGVLFSIEVMSSHFSVWDYWRGFFAATCGAFMFRLLAVFNSEQETITSIYKTSFRVDVPFDLPEIFFFVALGAICGLLSCAYLFCQRTFLGFVKTNRVTSKLLATSKPLYSALAALVLASITYPPGVGRFIASRLSMKEHLDSLFDHNSWALMTRNSSPPWPEELDPQNLWFEWYHPRFTIFGTLAFFLVMKFWMLILATTIPMPAGYFMPIFIFGAAIGRLLGEALALAFPEGIVAGGVTNPIMPGGYALAGAAAFSGAVTHTISTALLAFELTGQIVHALPVLMAVLAANAIAQSLQPSFYDGTIIVKKLPYLPWIRGRKIGSHRVIVEHFMNCAITTLAKDTPLEEVVKVVTSTDMAKCLLVESTESQILVGTVERAHLVQALQAEPPSWAPGHQQCLQDILAGGCPVEPVTLQLSPETSLHQAHNLFELLKLQSLPVTSGGRAVGSVSWVELKKAISNLTNPPAPK
- the CLCNKA gene encoding chloride channel protein ClC-Ka isoform X2, with amino-acid sequence MEELVGLREGSPGSPVTLQELWGPCPRIRRGIRGGLEWLKQKLFRIGEDWYFLMTLGVLMALISYAMNFAIGRVVRAHKWLYREIGDSHLLRYLSWTMYPVALVAFSSGFSQSITPFSGGSGLPELKTILSGVVLEDYLDIKNFGAKVVGLTCTLATGSTIFLGKVGPFVHLSVMIAAYLGRVHTKTIGEPENKIKQNEMLVAAAAVGVATVFAAPFSGVLFSIEVMSSHFSVWDYWRGFFAATCGAFMFRLLAVFNSEQETITSIYKTSFRVDVPFDLPEIFFFVALGAICGLLSCAYLFCQRTFLGFVKTNRVTSKLLATSKPLYSALAALVLASITYPPGVGRFIASRLSMKEHLDSLFDHNSWALMTRNSSPPWPEELDPQNLWFEWYHPRFTIFGTLAFFLVMKFWMLILATTIPMPAGYFMPIFIFGAAIGRLLGEALALAFPEGIVAGGVTNPIMPGGYALAGAAAFSGAVTHTISTALLAFELTGQIVHALPVLMAVLAANAIAQSLQPSFYDGTIIVKKLPYLPWIRGRKIGSHRVIVEHFMNCAITTLAKDTPLEEVVKVVTSTDMAKCLLVESTESQILVGTVERAHLVQALQAEPPSWAPGHQCLQDILAGGCPVEPVTLQLSPETSLHQAHNLFELLKLQSLPVTSGGRAVGSVSWVELKKAISNLTNPPAPK
- the CLCNKA gene encoding chloride channel protein ClC-Ka isoform X1 gives rise to the protein MEELVGLREGSPGSPVTLQELWGPCPRIRRGIRGGLEWLKQKLFRIGEDWYFLMTLGVLMALISYAMNFAIGRVVRAHKWLYREIGDSHLLRYLSWTMYPVALVAFSSGFSQSITPFSGGSGLPELKTILSGVVLEDYLDIKNFGAKVVGLTCTLATGSTIFLGKVGPFVHLSVMIAAYLGRVHTKTIGEPENKIKQNEMLVAAAAVGVATVFAAPFSGVLFSIEVMSSHFSVWDYWRGFFAATCGAFMFRLLAVFNSEQETITSIYKTSFRVDVPFDLPEIFFFVALGAICGLLSCAYLFCQRTFLGFVKTNRVTSKLLATSKPLYSALAALVLASITYPPGVGRFIASRLSMKEHLDSLFDHNSWALMTRNSSPPWPEELDPQNLWFEWYHPRFTIFGTLAFFLVMKFWMLILATTIPMPAGYFMPIFIFGAAIGRLLGEALALAFPEGIVAGGVTNPIMPGGYALAGAAAFSGAVTHTISTALLAFELTGQIVHALPVLMAVLAANAIAQSLQPSFYDGTIIVKKLPYLPWIRGRKIGSHRVIVEHFMNCAITTLAKDTPLEEVVKVVTSTDMAKCLLVESTESQILVGTVERAHLVQALQAEPPSWAPGHQQCLQDILAGGCPVEPVTLQLSPETSLHQAHNLFELLKLQSLPVTSGGRAVGSVSWVELKKAISNLTNPPAPK